Below is a window of Candidatus Methylomirabilis sp. DNA.
GCGGGCGAGGGGGGAGGCCGCGACCTGGTGGCGGGCCGCCAGGAGGTCCAGGAAGGCCTGGACGTCCCCGTTGCTCTCCCGGGCGAGCGTGGCCGCCGCCGCCTCGGGGACGAGCCCCTCGGTCACCAGCAGCTCGTGCAATCGCGCGGTCGCGCCCTCTCGCATGCCGGACTCCTACCGGATGATGGAAACCAGATGAAACACGGGCAGGTAGAGCACGATGACGATCGTGGCCACCACGAGCCCCATGGCGGCCATGATCACCGGCTCCAGCAGCGCGGCCATCGAGGAGAGCCGGAGGTCCACCTCCTCGTCCGAGGCGTCCGCGGCGTGCCCCAGCATCTCCTCGAGGGCCCCCGTACTCTCCCCCACGGCCACCATCTCCACCATCATGGGGCTCGTAACCCCCGTCTCTTGCAATGCCCGGGCCAGGCTACTCCCCCCTACGACCAGGGGGATGGCCGTCCGGATCCGGGCGGCCACGTGGGCGTTGCTTACCGCGCCCGCCGCCACCTCCAGGGCGGGGACGACCGGGGTCCCCCCTCCCACGACGGCGGCCAGGCTCCGGCAGAAGGTGGAGAGGGCATACCGGTGCAGCACCTTCCCGGCCCAGGGCAGGTGCAGGATGAGACGGTCCAGGGTCGCGCGACCCCCGGGTGTCCGGCGCCACCAGGCAAAGTAGAACCCGGCCGCGAGCAGCGCGGCGAGCAGGAGGGGCCAGTCGGCCCGGATCCGCTGCGTGGTCGTCACCAGGAGCTGGGTTGGGAGGGGCAGGCGAGCGCCGAAATCGTCATAGATGCGGGAGAAGGTGGGAACGACGAAGGTCAGCAAGAACAGGATGACCGCTCCGGTGATGACGACGAGGGCGCTCGGGTACATGAGCGCATTGTAGACCTTCTGTCGGAGCGCGAGGAAGTGTTTGAGCGTGGTGACGAACCGCCCCAGGGTGGCGACCAGTGCGCCGCTCTGCTCTCCCGCCCGGACCGAGGCCACGAAGAGGGGGGGGAAGACCCGCGGGTGGCGGGCCGCGGCGGCCGAGAGGGAGGCTCCTCCCCGAACATCCTCCCGGATCGCCTGGAGGGTCTCCAGGAGCCCCGGGTGGGTCGCCCGGCCGATCAGCAGATCGAGGGTCGCCATGATGG
It encodes the following:
- a CDS encoding type II secretion system F family protein, with the protein product MARFLCRLASPTGAVLDRECEAEDAAALRQQLEREGYYIFGIRPKAAGRALRPFSRRRRVSRKTLLAFSQELLALLRAGLPIMATLDLLIGRATHPGLLETLQAIREDVRGGASLSAAAARHPRVFPPLFVASVRAGEQSGALVATLGRFVTTLKHFLALRQKVYNALMYPSALVVITGAVILFLLTFVVPTFSRIYDDFGARLPLPTQLLVTTTQRIRADWPLLLAALLAAGFYFAWWRRTPGGRATLDRLILHLPWAGKVLHRYALSTFCRSLAAVVGGGTPVVPALEVAAGAVSNAHVAARIRTAIPLVVGGSSLARALQETGVTSPMMVEMVAVGESTGALEEMLGHAADASDEEVDLRLSSMAALLEPVIMAAMGLVVATIVIVLYLPVFHLVSIIR